CGTTTGTGTTTTTACTGGTGCAATGATGCAAAGTGCAGCGCTCAGGTCAGCAGCTCGATCATGCGGCGTGCCCCGAGTACCGAAATAGCACGTTTGAGGTTGTAGGCTTGCACGGCCATCGCCATCTCTGCTCTCACCCCGCTGAAATGGCGCACTAGAAAACGACCGTTGCCCAGAATCCATTGTTTGAGATTGCCAAAAGGGTGCTCGACGATTGCTCGTCGCCGTCCCATCATCTCAGGGTGAGTTTCGAGTCGTTTCTCCATCCGCGCGAACGCCTCTTCGTTGGGATGGCGGCTGATATGACGCCGTTGGGCCTGTGTGCACTTGGCTTTTAATGGGCAGTTCCCGCAGTCCTTGGCACGGGCTGCGTAAAGGCGAGTGCCACGATTTAGCTGTTTGAGTGATAGGGTCTTGCCCGCAGGACATTGGAAGCTGTCGGTCGCAGGATCGTAAGTGAAGTCCTGACGCGCAAACAGTGTGCCGCCGCCCTGGTTGTTGGGCGCGCGATTCACGGGGACGAAAGCCGTAATGCCCGCTTCTTCGCAGGCCTGAAACTGCGCCCCGTTGGAATAACCTGCATCAGCCGTGACGGTCAGCTCAGACTGCTGCAGAACCGCCTGAGTCGCTTTGGCCATCGGCTCCAACTGCTGATTGTCGGTGCAGTCACTGGTCACTTCGTGATGCACGATCAGGCCATGCTCGGCATCGACAGCGCTCTGCACGTTGTAGGCCACGCAAGGGCTCTTGCCTGAGCAGCGCATCTTCTTGGCATCCGCTTCGCCTTCGACGAACTGTTCCAGGCCCTGCGCCTCCATCAGCGCTTTTACGGTCAAGTTATCGGCATGGCGATCCTGTAGCTGGCGTAGCGCCTGTTTCACCGCTGCCCGGTCAATCGTCTCTTGCGCGTCTTGTGCATCACCCTCATCAAGCTGGGCCAGGTACTGGGCAATGTGTTTTTCCAGCTTCGCTTGTTGACGCTTGAGCTTCTCCACGCTCAGGTGCTTGCGCAGCGAAGCTACCGCTTGGAACTTGCTGCCATCGATGGCCACCAGCTCCCCACTGATCAAGCTCGCCTGGCGACAGAACTGGACGAAAGCCTTGCAAGTCGCCTGAAAGGCCATGCTGTTGTCTTTGCGAAAATCCGCGATGGTCTTGAAATCCGGCGCCAGACGACCCAGCAACCACATCACCTCGATATTGCGCTGGCACTCCGCCTCCAATCGACGAGAGGAGCGAATGCGCTGGAAGTAGCCATATAGGTATAGCTTGAGCAAATCAGCTGGATC
The sequence above is drawn from the Pseudomonas sp. Z8(2022) genome and encodes:
- a CDS encoding IS1182 family transposase; translation: MGYIQGEGRQQSSLFPPTLEELVPEDHLVRVIEAYVARLDLKVLGFSKAEPLKTGRPGYDPADLLKLYLYGYFQRIRSSRRLEAECQRNIEVMWLLGRLAPDFKTIADFRKDNSMAFQATCKAFVQFCRQASLISGELVAIDGSKFQAVASLRKHLSVEKLKRQQAKLEKHIAQYLAQLDEGDAQDAQETIDRAAVKQALRQLQDRHADNLTVKALMEAQGLEQFVEGEADAKKMRCSGKSPCVAYNVQSAVDAEHGLIVHHEVTSDCTDNQQLEPMAKATQAVLQQSELTVTADAGYSNGAQFQACEEAGITAFVPVNRAPNNQGGGTLFARQDFTYDPATDSFQCPAGKTLSLKQLNRGTRLYAARAKDCGNCPLKAKCTQAQRRHISRHPNEEAFARMEKRLETHPEMMGRRRAIVEHPFGNLKQWILGNGRFLVRHFSGVRAEMAMAVQAYNLKRAISVLGARRMIELLT